CGCCCGAACCGCCCGAACCGCCGGAACCGGTCGATCAACCCGCGCTGAAGATCGGGCTGTTGATCGACCTGTCGGCAGGAGGTTCGGAACACGGCATCCTCATGCGGCAGGGATTCGAAATGGCGATCGAGCATGTCAACGAGGTGGGCGTGCTCGGGGAACCGGTCGAAGGCCTGGTGGCCGATACGGAGTTGGACGCCGAAACGGCGGTATCCGAGGCGATGGACCTTATCGAGGACAAAGGGGTACACGCGATCGTAGGCGCCTGGGCAAGTTCCTCGACGCTTGCCGTCGTGGAAGAAGTGGTCGCGGATGCCGGCATTCCCATGATCTCTCCGGCCTCTTCTTCTCCCATGCTCACGAACGCCGCGGACAACGATTTCTTGTTTCGCACCACCCTTTCCGACCGTGACCAGGGACCGGTACTCGCCAAGATCACGTTGGAGCTGGGATATGGCAACGTGGGCATGATCTACCGGGACGACGTCTGGGGCCGGGGCATCGCGGACGCGTTCGAGCATGCCTGGGAAGGCAAGCTCATCCGGGTCGCGGCGGATCCCGAAAAGACGACCCTCGTGGAGGAGCTTAGAGAAAGCAAGGGCGTCCTCGAAGACACGCAGGCACTGATCGTCCTCGCTTTCCAGCCTCAGCAGGAGACCATCGTGCGCGAAGCGCTGGACAACGGCTTCTATGATGTGTTTGTCTTCGGCCCCACCGGACGCAGCCTGGACCTGATCCGTTCGATCGGTCCCGATAAACTCGCCGGAATGATCGGCACGTCGCCCGGCTCCGCGCAGGACACGCCTTCAGCGATCGCCTGGGAGGACGGATATAAAAGCGCCTTCGGCAGCAATCCTCCGCCTTTCCCCTACGTGAAACAGACCTATGACGCAACCGTGGCGCTGGCCCTGGCGACCCAGGCGGCCGGCAGGCTGGAGGGAGCGGCCATCCGGGACCAGTTGCGAACGATCGGGAAGCCGCCCGGCGAACTCGTGATCGCCGAGGCGAGCAGCATCGCGAACGGGTTGCGCGTCCTGGGCGACGGCGGCGCGGTCAACTACGAAGGCGCGGCCATGCCGCTGGACTGGGACGAGAACGGCGACCTGGCCACGGGTTTCGTCGCGGTCTGGCAATTCACCCCGGCCGCCACGATCGAAGTCATCCGGGTCGTTCCCTTCGAACACTAAGTCCACCGGCTGGCATGACAAGCGAAAAGGGGATTGCGCACGCACGCAACCCCCTCTGCCTTTTGCGGTTATGTTAAATGACCCCAACGGGATTTGAACCCGTGTTGCCGCCGTGAAAGGGCGGTGTCCTTGGCCAGGCTAGACGATGGGGTCGCGTTCTTCCAAAGCCGTCCTAAAATACCGGTCGGACCCTCGAAAAGCAAGCCTTTTTTACCCTTCGTAACCCATATCCTTCCATACGCGCCGGGCGTACGGGACGTGTTCCGGATCCGGCTCGCGACGGCCCAGAATGCTGGGCGGAGGCTGTCCCGGTCCGGCGTGTTTGGGCCAGGGCGACCAGTGGTCGTTTTCCCAGGATTTACGGGCGGCCTCGTCCCTGAAATCGGGCACGTCGAAGGGACGGCCGTCTTCCAGCGCGCTCTTCCAGGCCAGGATGCCCACCGACGACATGGCCACGCCGCGGTATACGTCCAGGAAGGGCTGCTCGCCCGAACGGATGGCCCGGGCGAAATGGAAACTGGTCCAGAAGTCGCCGCCGCCGTGGCCGGCCTTGCGGGCGAGGTCGCCGTGTTCCGGCCAGTCCGGCTTGTAGACCCGTTCCGCTTCCTCCCCGGCTTTCAGGTGCCACGGCTCATGCCACACCCGTACCTCTTCCGGTCCGAAGTACCCCGGCCCCCGGGTGATCTCCATGGCGCCGCGCTCGCCATGAAGGCGGTACCAGTTGCTGTGGCCGGGCAGGCCGAGTCCGAAAAGCCGGAAGACCGCGCCGTTGTCCATGCGGCAGAGGATGACGGACCCCGGATCTCCCCTCCTGAGGGTGAGAGTGCGCTCGGGCCGGGCGATGGCCAGTGCGTTCACGGCGACCGGCCGCGTGTCGGTGATGTATACCAGGGGCGCGAGGGCGTGGGTGCAGTAGTAGGTGGAGGGGATCCACGCCCGCCAGTGGTCGAATCCCGGCGATATGCGCAGACTCGCGTCCCGGGACATGGGGTGGTTGTATTCTCCTTCGGCGTAGGCGACCTCGCCGATCTCTCCCTCGCGGTAGAGCCGGTGCATTTCCTGGTTGAACACGGTGTAGGGGTAGTTCTCGGCCAGCATATAGATCCGGCCGGACGCCTCCACGGCCCTACAGAGAGCGACCCCCTCCGCGAGCGTGCCGTTGCAGGCGGTCTCGCTCATGACGTGCTTGTCCGCCCGCAGGGCCTTTATGGCAAACGGCGCGTGTTCGTGGAAGTAGTTGGCCAGGACCACGGCGTCCATGTCATGGGCGAGGAATGCGTCGTAATCGGTGTACGCGGCGACGGAAAGTTCGCCGGCCAACTCGTGCAATCGCTCTTCCCAGATATCGCACAGCGCGACGAGTTCCATGCCCACGGCGCCGGACGCGCTCTGTGCGAAGCTCTTCCCGCGTCCCACGCCGACCACGCCGACGCGGATCGGTTGGTTGCTCATGGTTCGTCCTCGTTCATGACGCGTCCCTCACGATGCGACATTCATGCTATGCCCAGAAGCCCGGGGACGTCCGTCAGCTGCCGGATGGAGGGCAGGCGATAGCGGCCGTACTTCTCGTACCGGTCGATGAGCAGGGCGTCCAGGCCGACGCGCTCGGCCGGCAGGATGTCCTCCTCCGGATAGTCTCCGATGTAAAGAA
This genomic window from Gemmatimonadota bacterium contains:
- a CDS encoding ABC transporter substrate-binding protein — encoded protein: MGLNVFRRRRTGKAIQPVPDTTQVVDGAIDKKRDDSVYGTQYIYIVTDSKPATGHGHTRRNALRCAGGMKMLGMRGSIFSWGPWLSIVLMITFLLSCGSEDPVSPEPPEPPEPVDQPALKIGLLIDLSAGGSEHGILMRQGFEMAIEHVNEVGVLGEPVEGLVADTELDAETAVSEAMDLIEDKGVHAIVGAWASSSTLAVVEEVVADAGIPMISPASSSPMLTNAADNDFLFRTTLSDRDQGPVLAKITLELGYGNVGMIYRDDVWGRGIADAFEHAWEGKLIRVAADPEKTTLVEELRESKGVLEDTQALIVLAFQPQQETIVREALDNGFYDVFVFGPTGRSLDLIRSIGPDKLAGMIGTSPGSAQDTPSAIAWEDGYKSAFGSNPPPFPYVKQTYDATVALALATQAAGRLEGAAIRDQLRTIGKPPGELVIAEASSIANGLRVLGDGGAVNYEGAAMPLDWDENGDLATGFVAVWQFTPAATIEVIRVVPFEH
- a CDS encoding Gfo/Idh/MocA family oxidoreductase; the protein is MSNQPIRVGVVGVGRGKSFAQSASGAVGMELVALCDIWEERLHELAGELSVAAYTDYDAFLAHDMDAVVLANYFHEHAPFAIKALRADKHVMSETACNGTLAEGVALCRAVEASGRIYMLAENYPYTVFNQEMHRLYREGEIGEVAYAEGEYNHPMSRDASLRISPGFDHWRAWIPSTYYCTHALAPLVYITDTRPVAVNALAIARPERTLTLRRGDPGSVILCRMDNGAVFRLFGLGLPGHSNWYRLHGERGAMEITRGPGYFGPEEVRVWHEPWHLKAGEEAERVYKPDWPEHGDLARKAGHGGGDFWTSFHFARAIRSGEQPFLDVYRGVAMSSVGILAWKSALEDGRPFDVPDFRDEAARKSWENDHWSPWPKHAGPGQPPPSILGRREPDPEHVPYARRVWKDMGYEG